The following coding sequences are from one Asterias amurensis chromosome 8, ASM3211899v1 window:
- the LOC139940496 gene encoding pleckstrin homology domain-containing family A member 1-like isoform X3 → MPYRDRQGRTCGFMDFEEQDQSGRFFRRYFMINQEKGIFAWYMDNPSNLQEGASTSGEIQLSLISNARDATKQRPKVEFCFVVTIPSRNYHFRADNQQDLEEWVLHLNEACKIKVPVPEATKTSPPLKVDISRANSLGSSSPKSPNKSLLSYKTEIVGGVVHRKAVENSDKRQSHQPACTSSHLKSHLEYTPNAHSDTDSEDESAVLRTRSWPRSPSPSSGGERNLSPVFPGKKVVKSGWCVKQGGVRKNWKRRYFILDDVGIAYYKSSSDKLPLKTITKKDITVCKMSDIGDTLGRDNLFEIISPSRTFFIQAYSPEDMAEWINAINDVRAPKRASAPQVSPLMYSDDDDSDDYV, encoded by the exons ATGCCGTATCGAGATAGACAAGGCCGGACCTGTGGTTTCATGGATTTTGAAGAGCAGGATCAGAGTGGCCGGTTCTTCCGTCGTTATTTCATGATCAATCAGGAAAAAGGAATATTTGCCTGGTACATGGATAACCCatct aaTCTGCAAGAAGGAGCAAGTACGTCTGGAGAAATACAGCTGTCCTTAATATCAAAT GCAAGAGACGCCACCAAACAAAGACCGAAGGTAGAATTCTGTTTTG TTGTGACTATACCATCAAGGAATTATCACTTTCGTGCGGACAACCAGCAAGACTTAGAAGAGTGGGTTCTTCATCTAAATGAGGCATGCAAAATCAAG GTACCGGTTCCTGAGGCAACGAAGACGAGTCCCCCTCTAAAAGTGGACATCTCAAGGGCCAACAGCCTCGGCAGTTCATCCCCAAAgtctcctaataaatcgctacTGAGCTACAAGACGGAAATCGTTGGTGGAGTGGTACACAGAAAGGCGGTAGAG AACAGTGATAAAAGGCAGAGTCACCAGCCGGCTTGTACGTCGTCGCACCTCAAGTCTCATCTTGAATATACACCT AATGCACACAGTGACACGGACAGTGAGGACGAGAGTGCGGTGCTCAGAACCAGGTCGTGGCCTCGTTCTCCTTCCCCGTCGAGTGGGGGCGAACGAAATCTCAGCCCAGTCTTTCCCGGGAAGAAGGTTGTCAAATCTGGATGGTGTGTCAAGCAAGGGGGTGTG AGGAAAAACTGGAAGAGAAGGTATTTCATTCTGGATGATGTGGGGATAGCTTACTACAAGTCCTCTTCC GATAAACTTCCTCTGAAGACGATAACTAAGAAGGATATAACGGTGTGCAAGATGTCAGACATAGG TGACACGCTCGGGAGAGACAATTTATTTGAAATCATCAGCCCTTCAAGAACCTTCTTTATACAG GCCTACTCGCCAGAGGACATGGCAGAATGGATTAATGCTATAAACGATGTCCGAGCCCCTAAACGTGCTAGTGCCCCCCAAGTCAGT CCCCTCATGTATAGCGATGATGATGATTCTGATGATTATGTGTAG
- the LOC139940496 gene encoding pleckstrin homology domain-containing family A member 1-like isoform X2, with translation MPYRDRQGRTCGFMDFEEQDQSGRFFRRYFMINQEKGIFAWYMDNPSNLQEGASTSGEIQLSLISNARDATKQRPKVEFCFVVTIPSRNYHFRADNQQDLEEWVLHLNEACKIKVPVPEATKTSPPLKVDISRANSLGSSSPKSPNKSLLSYKTEIVGGVVHRKAVENAHSDTDSEDESAVLRTRSWPRSPSPSSGGERNLSPVFPGKKVVKSGWCVKQGGVRKNWKRRYFILDDVGIAYYKSSSDKLPLKTITKKDITVCKMSDIGDTLGRDNLFEIISPSRTFFIQAYSPEDMAEWINAINDVRAPKRASAPQVSQKKSTKIESTCKPFCIRAKLLKTPVETEQTVKWEKQHGIKINIEQPPEDAIDFENKPVKPGGNESGTEEDQEQRNIIMEFIEGRETNI, from the exons ATGCCGTATCGAGATAGACAAGGCCGGACCTGTGGTTTCATGGATTTTGAAGAGCAGGATCAGAGTGGCCGGTTCTTCCGTCGTTATTTCATGATCAATCAGGAAAAAGGAATATTTGCCTGGTACATGGATAACCCatct aaTCTGCAAGAAGGAGCAAGTACGTCTGGAGAAATACAGCTGTCCTTAATATCAAAT GCAAGAGACGCCACCAAACAAAGACCGAAGGTAGAATTCTGTTTTG TTGTGACTATACCATCAAGGAATTATCACTTTCGTGCGGACAACCAGCAAGACTTAGAAGAGTGGGTTCTTCATCTAAATGAGGCATGCAAAATCAAG GTACCGGTTCCTGAGGCAACGAAGACGAGTCCCCCTCTAAAAGTGGACATCTCAAGGGCCAACAGCCTCGGCAGTTCATCCCCAAAgtctcctaataaatcgctacTGAGCTACAAGACGGAAATCGTTGGTGGAGTGGTACACAGAAAGGCGGTAGAG AATGCACACAGTGACACGGACAGTGAGGACGAGAGTGCGGTGCTCAGAACCAGGTCGTGGCCTCGTTCTCCTTCCCCGTCGAGTGGGGGCGAACGAAATCTCAGCCCAGTCTTTCCCGGGAAGAAGGTTGTCAAATCTGGATGGTGTGTCAAGCAAGGGGGTGTG AGGAAAAACTGGAAGAGAAGGTATTTCATTCTGGATGATGTGGGGATAGCTTACTACAAGTCCTCTTCC GATAAACTTCCTCTGAAGACGATAACTAAGAAGGATATAACGGTGTGCAAGATGTCAGACATAGG TGACACGCTCGGGAGAGACAATTTATTTGAAATCATCAGCCCTTCAAGAACCTTCTTTATACAG GCCTACTCGCCAGAGGACATGGCAGAATGGATTAATGCTATAAACGATGTCCGAGCCCCTAAACGTGCTAGTGCCCCCCAAGTCAGT CAAAAGAAGTCAACAAAGATTGAAAGTACATGTAAACCATTTTGCATCAGAGCCAAATTACTTAAGACTCCTGTGGAAACGGAACAAACTGTCAAATGGGAGAAACAGCATGGCATCAAGATCAACATCGAGCAGCCGCCAGAGGATGCGATAGACTTTGAGAATAAGCCAGTAAAACCTGGAGGGAACGAATCAGGAACTGAGGAAGATCAAGAACAGAGGAACATTATAATGGAGTTTATCGAAGGCAGAGAGACTAACATTTAA
- the LOC139940496 gene encoding pleckstrin homology domain-containing family A member 1-like isoform X1, translated as MPYRDRQGRTCGFMDFEEQDQSGRFFRRYFMINQEKGIFAWYMDNPSNLQEGASTSGEIQLSLISNARDATKQRPKVEFCFVVTIPSRNYHFRADNQQDLEEWVLHLNEACKIKVPVPEATKTSPPLKVDISRANSLGSSSPKSPNKSLLSYKTEIVGGVVHRKAVENSDKRQSHQPACTSSHLKSHLEYTPNAHSDTDSEDESAVLRTRSWPRSPSPSSGGERNLSPVFPGKKVVKSGWCVKQGGVRKNWKRRYFILDDVGIAYYKSSSDKLPLKTITKKDITVCKMSDIGDTLGRDNLFEIISPSRTFFIQAYSPEDMAEWINAINDVRAPKRASAPQVSQKKSTKIESTCKPFCIRAKLLKTPVETEQTVKWEKQHGIKINIEQPPEDAIDFENKPVKPGGNESGTEEDQEQRNIIMEFIEGRETNI; from the exons ATGCCGTATCGAGATAGACAAGGCCGGACCTGTGGTTTCATGGATTTTGAAGAGCAGGATCAGAGTGGCCGGTTCTTCCGTCGTTATTTCATGATCAATCAGGAAAAAGGAATATTTGCCTGGTACATGGATAACCCatct aaTCTGCAAGAAGGAGCAAGTACGTCTGGAGAAATACAGCTGTCCTTAATATCAAAT GCAAGAGACGCCACCAAACAAAGACCGAAGGTAGAATTCTGTTTTG TTGTGACTATACCATCAAGGAATTATCACTTTCGTGCGGACAACCAGCAAGACTTAGAAGAGTGGGTTCTTCATCTAAATGAGGCATGCAAAATCAAG GTACCGGTTCCTGAGGCAACGAAGACGAGTCCCCCTCTAAAAGTGGACATCTCAAGGGCCAACAGCCTCGGCAGTTCATCCCCAAAgtctcctaataaatcgctacTGAGCTACAAGACGGAAATCGTTGGTGGAGTGGTACACAGAAAGGCGGTAGAG AACAGTGATAAAAGGCAGAGTCACCAGCCGGCTTGTACGTCGTCGCACCTCAAGTCTCATCTTGAATATACACCT AATGCACACAGTGACACGGACAGTGAGGACGAGAGTGCGGTGCTCAGAACCAGGTCGTGGCCTCGTTCTCCTTCCCCGTCGAGTGGGGGCGAACGAAATCTCAGCCCAGTCTTTCCCGGGAAGAAGGTTGTCAAATCTGGATGGTGTGTCAAGCAAGGGGGTGTG AGGAAAAACTGGAAGAGAAGGTATTTCATTCTGGATGATGTGGGGATAGCTTACTACAAGTCCTCTTCC GATAAACTTCCTCTGAAGACGATAACTAAGAAGGATATAACGGTGTGCAAGATGTCAGACATAGG TGACACGCTCGGGAGAGACAATTTATTTGAAATCATCAGCCCTTCAAGAACCTTCTTTATACAG GCCTACTCGCCAGAGGACATGGCAGAATGGATTAATGCTATAAACGATGTCCGAGCCCCTAAACGTGCTAGTGCCCCCCAAGTCAGT CAAAAGAAGTCAACAAAGATTGAAAGTACATGTAAACCATTTTGCATCAGAGCCAAATTACTTAAGACTCCTGTGGAAACGGAACAAACTGTCAAATGGGAGAAACAGCATGGCATCAAGATCAACATCGAGCAGCCGCCAGAGGATGCGATAGACTTTGAGAATAAGCCAGTAAAACCTGGAGGGAACGAATCAGGAACTGAGGAAGATCAAGAACAGAGGAACATTATAATGGAGTTTATCGAAGGCAGAGAGACTAACATTTAA
- the LOC139940496 gene encoding pleckstrin homology domain-containing family A member 1-like isoform X4, whose protein sequence is MPYRDRQGRTCGFMDFEEQDQSGRFFRRYFMINQEKGIFAWYMDNPSNLQEGASTSGEIQLSLISNARDATKQRPKVEFCFVVTIPSRNYHFRADNQQDLEEWVLHLNEACKIKVPVPEATKTSPPLKVDISRANSLGSSSPKSPNKSLLSYKTEIVGGVVHRKAVENSDKRQSHQPACTSSHLKSHLEYTPNAHSDTDSEDESAVLRTRSWPRSPSPSSGGERNLSPVFPGKKVVKSGWCVKQGGVRKNWKRRYFILDDVGIAYYKSSSDKLPLKTITKKDITVCKMSDIGDTLGRDNLFEIISPSRTFFIQAYSPEDMAEWINAINDVRAPKRASAPQVST, encoded by the exons ATGCCGTATCGAGATAGACAAGGCCGGACCTGTGGTTTCATGGATTTTGAAGAGCAGGATCAGAGTGGCCGGTTCTTCCGTCGTTATTTCATGATCAATCAGGAAAAAGGAATATTTGCCTGGTACATGGATAACCCatct aaTCTGCAAGAAGGAGCAAGTACGTCTGGAGAAATACAGCTGTCCTTAATATCAAAT GCAAGAGACGCCACCAAACAAAGACCGAAGGTAGAATTCTGTTTTG TTGTGACTATACCATCAAGGAATTATCACTTTCGTGCGGACAACCAGCAAGACTTAGAAGAGTGGGTTCTTCATCTAAATGAGGCATGCAAAATCAAG GTACCGGTTCCTGAGGCAACGAAGACGAGTCCCCCTCTAAAAGTGGACATCTCAAGGGCCAACAGCCTCGGCAGTTCATCCCCAAAgtctcctaataaatcgctacTGAGCTACAAGACGGAAATCGTTGGTGGAGTGGTACACAGAAAGGCGGTAGAG AACAGTGATAAAAGGCAGAGTCACCAGCCGGCTTGTACGTCGTCGCACCTCAAGTCTCATCTTGAATATACACCT AATGCACACAGTGACACGGACAGTGAGGACGAGAGTGCGGTGCTCAGAACCAGGTCGTGGCCTCGTTCTCCTTCCCCGTCGAGTGGGGGCGAACGAAATCTCAGCCCAGTCTTTCCCGGGAAGAAGGTTGTCAAATCTGGATGGTGTGTCAAGCAAGGGGGTGTG AGGAAAAACTGGAAGAGAAGGTATTTCATTCTGGATGATGTGGGGATAGCTTACTACAAGTCCTCTTCC GATAAACTTCCTCTGAAGACGATAACTAAGAAGGATATAACGGTGTGCAAGATGTCAGACATAGG TGACACGCTCGGGAGAGACAATTTATTTGAAATCATCAGCCCTTCAAGAACCTTCTTTATACAG GCCTACTCGCCAGAGGACATGGCAGAATGGATTAATGCTATAAACGATGTCCGAGCCCCTAAACGTGCTAGTGCCCCCCAAGTCAGT ACCTGA